DNA from Phocoena phocoena chromosome 1, mPhoPho1.1, whole genome shotgun sequence:
TGGGGCAGTGGGCCCCGGCGCAACCAATGGGAAGAAGCTTCTCCAGAAGGACTAGGCTTCTTGCCCAATGAGGCTGGGAAGCCTGTGCCTAGCTGTTTCCGAGCGGCAGTACTTAAGACCAACCCAGTACGGAGCTGGGCGGGGCGCAGTACTGAACGACGGGGGTATTGGCCAATGGAGAGTGCGAAAGCGGGCAGCCCAGACCTGGAACGCGAAGGGagctgagggagggggaggctgaACGGGAGAGAAGCAGGAAGTAGCGGCGGTCGTGGGgagggcggcggcggcagcggcggcggcggcagcagcgacTGGAGCAGGGAAGAGACCGCCGGGTCTCGGCCCGCACTGGGAGCGGAACAAGTAAGCGTGCCTGGGGTAAATACCCGCCTTTGGCCCCGCCCCCTGGGGGGGCGGGTAAatacccccacccctcccccacttggTCAACTACCCCCTCTCCGCGCCGCCCCCCGGGATGGCTTCTACCGGGGCCCCGACGTCGCCCCCATTCCTTGGGGCACGTGGGCGAAACTCCTAGCCTGTTGAAAGCACAGCCCCTAGCAGGGTAAACGTGGAGGGGGGGTCGGGGTCCCCAACTCCTGGCGCCCCCAGCCCGAGAGGCGTCCGAAGCGCGGCCCGGGGACTGGAAGCTGCGGGATGTCGCGACCTAAAATGGTGTCCGTgtccgggggtgggggcgggggaacTGGGCCAGGCCGGAGCGGAGCCTGCACCCCGACTGGGCACGGGTCAGCGTCCGGGCCCGGACGGGACCCAGGCTCGTGCCCCAGGCCGCGGCGTGCCTTCCGATTCCTCCCCAGTCTCGAGAGAGCCTCGGGAGCCCTCGGGGGGAGGACGCTgcgcagggagggaggggaggaggtcgGAGTTGGGACGGACCCCGGCTGGAGAGCTGCGAGTCTGGCAAAAACTGTCCCCTCCCCACTACTCTCTTTCCACACCTTCCCTGCTCCGGTGTAGTCTTGGGCCGGGAGGTGCTGCGCGGCAGCTCCCCGAGGGCCTGGCCTGGCCAAGGCCCGTCCTTCCCTTAGCACGCTGGTGAGAGCTAGAAAAGCGCGGcgcgcctcagtttcccctctggcTTCTCCCATGTACACCCCGCCCCCTTTCCGCAACCCTGGACATGCTCCCCGCGCCGGTCCTCGGCAGATGGCAGGGGCTTAATTCCGGCCGCTGCCCAGCTTGGCGGCCGCCTAATCGCCCCCGGCCCCTCGCCCTCCTCTGCGCAGCAGGCCCCGGGCCAGGGAAAGGGACGCGGAGCCCCCACCCGACCCAGGCCAGTTCACCCTCTTCCTGTTCAGCCCCTTCCTTTGGCTTTTGGGGAagaacagagggaaggaggggggctgGAGCCCAAGAGACAGGGCGCAGCAGCCGCAGAAAGGCCTGAGCCGTGGGGCGGGGAAGCCTCTTCGGCCTTGAGCTGCGCTGCTTGATCTACTGTCTGCTCCTGGCTCTCCGATGACCTCTAAGTCACTTGGACGCCAAAGGGGGAGTTGCTTGGGGGAGGCAAGTTTGCAGATGTTTTCTCATAGTCCCCACTGATCTGTGCTCCACCAGCCCACTTTTCTGAGGGCCTGAGCGGAAGGTAGCTCTGGTCTCTCGCCGTCGGGAGGGAGCCGGCCAGGGGAGGGCCCTAGCGATCCAGCTGGGCAGAGGCAAGGGGTGGAGGGCTTTGTTTAAACCCAGATCCTGTAAATTAAGTAGAGGGGGATGAGAGGAGCACTCCCCTTTCGTTCTTCCTCTAGTTGgtaccctctccctccacccccatcttgGTCCCAGCAATGCCAGCTGCCACCTGCTGGGACTATCTCCAGTTACAGTCTAAAGGCTGGAAAGAGGTGAGAGAATTGGCCCTGGGAAATGGCTTGCCTTGAGGGCAGGGAATGTGGAGGGAAAGAgactttttcagttgcttcttcCTAGATATAGAAACACTTGTGGGGAGAAATGGGTAAGGAATACACCTGGGTCCCCCACAAGCTCTAGGCTGGCCTTCTTGTTGGTTTAGTGCCACATAAGTCTTgtgggaccttttttttttttttttgtactgggACAAATGGGGGTTGGGTGAGACTTCCTGGGCCACTGTtgccaaaggaaaatgaaaagggtGAGGAGTGTGAGTTGGGGATAAACTGGGGTGAGGAGCTCAGAGCAGAAATGACAGGGGTGAGGGGCCTGGCTTTTCCCGGTTGAGGCAGCTGTGCTGGATAAGCTCATACCCTGGAGTTTCAGCCCTGGGAGAGCaagatggggaaggagggagggagggaaggaggaggggttgGCTAGGAGGGGCCAGGCACTCTTGGGAAGGTAGGTGAGCGAGCAGCAGGTGTTTGTGACAGGAGAGGCCTAGGCTGGGGCCCTTGTGCTGTTATGGTTTTCCcgttttttctctttgtctctttctgttCCTGTGTCTTATTCTTTCCGTCTTGGTCTCTTGGGTAACTTCCCTGAGCCCACTTCGCCCTGTTAACCAAGCTAGATCTCCAGGTGCCAGTAATGACCCCAAGTGGCCCAGACTTGAGCTTACATGACCCCTGACTCTTGTCTCTGACCCCAGCCCTAGGTTTCCAGTGCTTATTCCCTCCCAGCTTCTTTTCGGCTTGGCATATCCTTGTTGTCCTAGCTGTAATAATAAATCATACTCTGGGTTCTGGCTGTCATGTTTATGATTCATATCATGCTCAGAACAACCCTATGATATATAGATTACTTGTCCACTCTTTCAGACAGCAAAAGTAAGGCGGTAGAGTAACTTGCTTGTACAGCAGGCCATTGATAAGGCTGGAACTAGAATCAATTCTTACATCTTGTTTTAAGTCACATGCCCCTTTGTACACATGGCCTTTCAGATCTCTGTGGACCCCCAGAAGATCCATGAAGAATATGAATGGATCCCATGCTGCCATGAATGAGCCCTTAAACTTAGAGCATCATGTACATCCTCCTCCTTAATAGTAGTATTGATTAACTGATCCTGTGCTGGGCACAGGAGGGGTTGAAGTGGTTTCAACTAAGATGCTCACTGAACTCCCTCCATCTCTACTCCCTTATctcttatctgtatttttttttaagatttatttattatttattttatttatttttggctgcgccaggtcttagttgcggcatgtgggatcttcgttgaggcatgtatctttcgttgcagtgtgtgggcttttctctagttgtggcacgcaggctccagggtgcgtgggctctgtagttgtggtgcgcgggttccAGAAAACGTGGGCTCTGCAGTTCGCGGcctgcaggctctctagttgaggcgtacaagctcagtatttgtggcacgcaggcttagttgcccccacggcatgtgggatcttagttccctgaccagggatcaaacccgcgtcccctgcgttggaaggtggattctttaccactggaccaccagggaagtcccttttatctgtatttctgagaagtctcttttcctttgctctctCTGGATTTTGGTGTCCTCCCTGGAAAGTGCATACTACATTCCTTTCAATTTTAGGGTTTGGTAAAACAGGTGCCTCCACCAGCTCTCTAGGATTTGCACTATGGTGGAGGTGTACCCAAGTCAGAGTGTGTGTAGGTTCTGAGAGCGGATGAATTTGGAGGTCTTGAGGGAGGAGGTCCAGCGTTCCTGCTTCCAGAGGTCTCagtttgtctctctttttcctgttttcctcaggTCTGGGACCTGTTGCCATGGGGGACATGAAGACCCCTGATTTTGATGACCTCCTTGCTGCCTTTGACATCCCCGACATTGATGCAAATGAAGCCATACACTCTGGGCCAGAAGAAAATGAGGGGCCAGGAGGCCCAGGGAAGCCAGAACCCATTATAGGAGGTGAATCTGGAGAAGCAACAGCAGCAGCTGCCGGGGATGGCCCTGGCTTGCCCGCCCAGGCCTCTGACCATGGCATGCCACCACCAGACGTCTCAGCAGTCAGCGTCATTGTCAAGAACACTGTGTGTCCTGAGCAGTCGGAGTCCCTGGCTGGGAGTTCAGGAGGGGAAGGGGCCCGGGCTGGGGGAGTGACTAAGGAAGGGTCTGTGGGACCTCGTCTGATGCAAAATGGTTTTGGGGGCCCTGAGCCATCCCTTCCAGGAACCCCGCACTCTCCAGCTCCTCCCAGTGGAGGTACCTGGAAAGAAAAATCCATGGAAGGCAAAGCTCCCCTGGACCTCTTTGCTCATTTTGGGCCTGAGCCAGGGGAGCACCCtgatccccttcctccctctgcacCCTCCCCACCTCGGGAAGGGGCCATGACCCcacctcctttctcctctccctttgAGCTGGCCCGGGAGAATGGCCCAGCCCTGCTGCCTCCTGGTTCTCCCCCACTGCTGGGGGCCTTGAAGCAGGAAAGCTGCAGCCCTCTTCATCCCCAGAGCCTCCCAGGCTCAGGCTCTAGCCCTGAGGCCACGGTCGTCCCTGCCAGTGTCTCCCCTTCCCGGGTTGCAGCGGTGTCCTTCTTCAAGAAGTCTCCAGGGCACCAGAGCCCTCTTGCCTCCCCTAAAGTGCCCAGCTGTCAGCCCCtaaaggaagaagaggatgagGGACCAGTGGACAAGTCTCCCCCAGGAAGTCCCCAGAGTCCCTCTAGTGGAGCCGAGGCTGCAGATGAGGACAGCAATGACTCCCctgcctcctccagctcctctaGGCCCCTCAAGGTACGGATTAAGACCATTAAAACATCCTGCGGGAATATCACAAGGACTGTAACCCGGGTCCCCTCAGACCCTGATCCCCCTGCCCCCTTGCCTGAAGGGGGCTTCCTGGCAGAGGCTAGCCTCCTCAAGCTGTCCCCCGCAACCCCGACCCCTGAGGGTCCAAAGGTGGTGAGTGTCCAGCTGGGTGATGGCACAAGGCTGAAGGGCACCGTGCTGCCCGTGGCCACCATCCAGAACGCAAGCACTGCCATGCTGATGGCAGCCAGTGTGGCCCGCAAAGCCGTGGTTCTGCCTGGAGGCACTGCCCCCAGCCCTAAGACGATGGCTAAGAATGTGCTGGGTCTGGTGCCCCAAGCGCTGCCCAAGgctgaggggagggcagggctggggtccgGGGGGCAGAAGGTGAACGGTGCCTCGGTGGTGATGGTGCAGCCCTCTAAGCCGGCCACCGggccgggggcagggggtggcacGGTGATCTCACGGACCCAGTCCAGCCTGGTGGAGGCCTTCAACAAGATCCTCAACAGCaagaacctgctgcctgcctaccGGCCAAACCTGAGTCCACCGGCTGAGGCCGGGCTGGCCCTGCCGCCCACGGGCTACCGCTGCCTCGAGTGTGGGGACGCCTTCTCGTTGGAGAAGAGCCTGGCGCGACACTATGACCGCCGGAGCATGCGCATCGAGGTCACCTGCAACCACTGTGCCCGCCGCCTAGTCTTCTTCAACAAGTGCAGCCTGCTGCTGCATGCCCGTGAGCACAAGGACAAGGGGCTCGTCATGCAGTGCTCGCACCTGGTCATGAGGCCGGTGGCCCTGGACCAGATGGTGGGGCAGCCGGACATCACGCCCCTGCTGGCTGTCCCACCTGCCCTTGGACCTCCAGCCTTGCCTGCCTTGGGCAAGGGTGACGGGGCCGTCACCTCCTCCGCCGTTACTGCAGTTGCCGCTGAGGCCCCTGTGCTGCCACTCTCAGCCGAGCCGCCTGCCGCCCCTGCCACCTCTGCTTACACCTGCTTCCGCTGCCTGGAGTGCAAGGAGCAGTGCCGGGACAAGGCCGGCATGGCTGCCCACTTCCAGCAGCTCGGGCCCCCCGCCCCTGGCGCCACCAGCAATGTGAGTTACTTTTCCCAGTCCCTCCCTGGGATGGGGACAGCCAGATGCCATGGGGACGGGATCTAGGAAGGTGTGGGGGCTTGGTTAGGAGAAGGAATGGGGGACAGGCCACTCCTCACAGACTCACCTGGTTTTAACTCACTCGACAGGTGTGCCCAACTTGCCCCATGATGCTCCCCAATCGCTGCAGCTTCAGCGCCCACCAGCGCATGCATAAGAACCGACCTCCCCACGTCTGCCCTGAGTGTGGAGGCAACTTTCTCCAAGCCAATTTTCAGACCCACCTCCGGGAGGCCTGTCTGCATTTCTCTCGCCGCGTAGGATACAGGTGcctcccatctctcctccccaTAGTCCCTCAACACTTTTCCTCCTGTACTTGGTGGTCTCGTGGCTCCTGGGACCAGCCTTTCAGATGGCCTCACAGAGGTGAGCCCCATCTCTCCTGTTGAATCACTCAGCCCCAGTGTGTTAGCAAACGCAGTCAGGGCGCTCTCTGCCTTCCCTTCGTTCCCCACGGAGAGGGAGCAGGCGGGGCCCCCTCCGGAGCATCAGCTCTGCCTCTCTGCCCCGCAGGCCTCCCTTGGGGAACTGGGTGCTGCAGCTCCCTCCGTCCTCCAGTTGCCCGGGTTCCACCGCTGATTAACTCCTTAGAGTCCACCCAGCCCCCATGAATGAGTGTGGGGTTGGAGGTGGCCGTGGAGATGCCCGCAGCTCACTACGGTGCCTCCTACTTACTCCCCAAGGTGCCCCAGCTGTGCAGTGGTGTTTGGGGGTGTGAATTCCATCAAGTCCCACATCCAGACGTCACACTGCGAGGTTTTCCACAAGTGCCCCATCTGCCCTATGGCCTTCAAGTCTGCACCCAGCGCTCACGCCCACCTCTACACCCAGCATCCTAGCTTCCACACGCAGCAGGCCAAGTGAGACCTGGGGAGGGAGCGTGAGGAGGGGCGGGTGGAGGGGGCTGGGCCTCGATGGGGCAGGACGTCTGCACTGTCTTCTCCACCCGCCCAGGATGATCTACAAGTGCGCTATGTGTGACACAGTCTTCACTCACAAACCCCTCCTCTCCTCGCACTTCGACCAGCACTTGCTGCCCCAGCGTGTCAGCGTCTTTAAGTGCCCATCTTGTCCTCTGCTTTTTGCCCAAAAAAGGACCATGCTGGAACATCTCAAGGTACAGGGGTCGAGGGATGGAGGTGGGGTTGCCCAGCTGTGTTGACCGGGGACGCCTCCGGAAATGGGAGCAGGGGAGGAGCCAGGACTCTGGCAAAGCCAGGTCCTCTCCCACACCAGCCATCCCCCCTTGTCTCCCTCTCACAGAACACACATCAGTCTGGGCGCTCGGGGGAGGAGACTCCTGGGAAAGGGGCCGGGGGTGCCCTTCTGACCCCCAAGACTGAGCCTGAGGAGCTGGCTGTGTCTCGGGGAGGAGCAGCTGCCCCTACTGAGGAGTCTTCTTCATCCTCAGAAGAGGAAGAACTGCCCAGCTCCCCTG
Protein-coding regions in this window:
- the ZNF687 gene encoding zinc finger protein 687; the encoded protein is MGDMKTPDFDDLLAAFDIPDIDANEAIHSGPEENEGPGGPGKPEPIIGGESGEATAAAAGDGPGLPAQASDHGMPPPDVSAVSVIVKNTVCPEQSESLAGSSGGEGARAGGVTKEGSVGPRLMQNGFGGPEPSLPGTPHSPAPPSGGTWKEKSMEGKAPLDLFAHFGPEPGEHPDPLPPSAPSPPREGAMTPPPFSSPFELARENGPALLPPGSPPLLGALKQESCSPLHPQSLPGSGSSPEATVVPASVSPSRVAAVSFFKKSPGHQSPLASPKVPSCQPLKEEEDEGPVDKSPPGSPQSPSSGAEAADEDSNDSPASSSSSRPLKVRIKTIKTSCGNITRTVTRVPSDPDPPAPLPEGGFLAEASLLKLSPATPTPEGPKVVSVQLGDGTRLKGTVLPVATIQNASTAMLMAASVARKAVVLPGGTAPSPKTMAKNVLGLVPQALPKAEGRAGLGSGGQKVNGASVVMVQPSKPATGPGAGGGTVISRTQSSLVEAFNKILNSKNLLPAYRPNLSPPAEAGLALPPTGYRCLECGDAFSLEKSLARHYDRRSMRIEVTCNHCARRLVFFNKCSLLLHAREHKDKGLVMQCSHLVMRPVALDQMVGQPDITPLLAVPPALGPPALPALGKGDGAVTSSAVTAVAAEAPVLPLSAEPPAAPATSAYTCFRCLECKEQCRDKAGMAAHFQQLGPPAPGATSNVCPTCPMMLPNRCSFSAHQRMHKNRPPHVCPECGGNFLQANFQTHLREACLHFSRRVGYRCPSCAVVFGGVNSIKSHIQTSHCEVFHKCPICPMAFKSAPSAHAHLYTQHPSFHTQQAKMIYKCAMCDTVFTHKPLLSSHFDQHLLPQRVSVFKCPSCPLLFAQKRTMLEHLKNTHQSGRSGEETPGKGAGGALLTPKTEPEELAVSRGGAAAPTEESSSSSEEEELPSSPEPPRPTKRPRRELGSKGVKGGGGGPGGWTCGLCHSWFPERDEYVGHMKKEHGKSVKKFPCRLCERSFCSAPSLRRHVRVNHEGIKRVYPCRYCTEGKRTFSSRLILEKHVQVRHGLPLGAQSPGRGNALARGPGARAQGPGRKRRQSSDSCSEEPDSTTPPAKSPRGGPGAGGHGPLHYRSSSSAEQSLMAGLRVDGGAQQCLDCGLCFASPGSLSRHRFISHKKKRGVGSASALGLGDGEEETAPPSRSDPEGGDSPLPAAGGPLTCKVCGKSCDSPLNLKTHFRTHGMAFIRARQGGSGDN